A single window of Mycolicibacterium aurum DNA harbors:
- a CDS encoding MFS transporter, translating to MLRSQPKAVWAVAFASVVAFMGIGLVDPILKPIADNLNASPSQVSLLFTSYMAVMGVAMLITGVVSSRIGPKRTLLLGLVIIIAGAGLAGMSDTIGEIVGWRALWGLGNALFIATALATIVNSARGSVAQAIILYEAALGLGIAVGPLVGGVLGSISWRGPFFGVSALMTVALIVTTFLLPATPKARRATTLADPFRALRHRGLFGVGLTALLYNFGFFTLLAFTPFPLDMSAHQIGFIFFGWGVALAVTSVFVAPRLQHRFGTVRTLVVNLLLMSVTLAVMAVWTDSKAVLATCVVVAGLWIGVNNTLITETVMKAAPVERGVASAAYSFMRFSGAAVAPWLAGVLGEQISVHLPFWVGAAAVLLAATALVATRTHLSHIDDAEPELDELTDEATAVTIGSDS from the coding sequence ATGCTTCGATCCCAACCCAAAGCCGTCTGGGCCGTCGCCTTCGCCTCCGTGGTCGCCTTCATGGGCATCGGCCTGGTGGACCCGATTCTCAAGCCCATCGCCGACAACCTGAACGCCTCGCCGTCGCAGGTGTCACTGCTGTTCACCAGCTACATGGCGGTCATGGGGGTGGCGATGCTGATCACCGGCGTCGTCTCCAGCCGGATCGGCCCCAAACGCACACTGCTGCTCGGCCTGGTCATCATCATCGCCGGCGCCGGACTGGCCGGCATGAGCGACACCATCGGCGAGATCGTCGGGTGGCGCGCGCTGTGGGGCCTGGGCAACGCGCTGTTCATCGCCACCGCCCTGGCCACCATCGTCAACTCGGCCCGAGGCTCGGTGGCGCAGGCGATCATCCTCTACGAAGCCGCGCTGGGCCTCGGCATCGCCGTCGGCCCCCTCGTCGGAGGTGTGCTCGGCTCGATCTCCTGGCGCGGCCCGTTCTTCGGGGTCTCGGCGCTGATGACCGTCGCCCTCATCGTCACCACGTTCCTGTTGCCCGCCACACCGAAGGCACGCCGCGCCACCACGCTGGCCGACCCTTTCCGCGCGCTGCGCCACCGCGGACTCTTCGGCGTCGGGCTGACCGCGCTGTTGTACAACTTCGGCTTTTTCACGCTGCTCGCCTTCACCCCGTTCCCGCTCGACATGAGCGCCCACCAGATCGGCTTCATCTTCTTCGGCTGGGGCGTGGCACTGGCGGTCACGTCGGTGTTCGTCGCGCCGCGACTGCAGCACCGGTTCGGTACCGTGCGCACGCTCGTGGTCAACCTGCTGTTGATGTCGGTCACGCTGGCGGTGATGGCGGTATGGACCGACAGCAAGGCCGTGCTGGCGACGTGCGTGGTGGTCGCCGGCCTGTGGATCGGCGTCAACAACACCCTCATCACCGAAACCGTGATGAAGGCAGCACCCGTCGAGCGTGGCGTGGCGTCCGCGGCATACAGCTTCATGCGCTTCAGCGGCGCCGCCGTGGCGCCCTGGCTGGCGGGTGTGCTCGGCGAACAGATCAGCGTCCATCTGCCGTTCTGGGTCGGCGCGGCCGCCGTGCTGCTGGCTGCCACAGCGCTGGTCGCGACGCGGACACACCTGTCACACATCGACGACGCAGAACCTGAACTCGACGAACTCACCGACGAGGCGACGGCGGTCACCATAGGCAGCGACAGCTGA
- a CDS encoding ABC transporter ATP-binding protein produces MTAAGPESTPRRTGPLQPVELAQAAVMAALCAAIAIIAVVVPFAGGLSLLGTVPMGLLAYRYRLRVLLAALVAGGLVAFLIAGMGGFMTVLNCAYIGGLTGVVRRRGRGTPTVFACAIVAGALFGAATVAALAILSRLRNLIFDSVTANITGLAAVIERVPGMEPIAERMTRDFATLLSYWPVLFFAMGIVSITFVTLVGWWALSRVLGRLSGVSDVHKLEASADDGVIAPVPLHLTDIRFRYPNAKQDALGPVSLDVQPGEHVAVTGANGSGKTTLMLVLSGREPSAGTVERPGAVGLGKLGGTAVVMQHPESQVLGTRVADDVVWGLPPGTSTDVEQLLAEVGLEGLAERDTGGLSGGELQRLAVAGALAREPSLLIADEVTSMVDQEGRDGLMAVLSGLTSRHSTALVHITHYNDEADAADRTVTLAGNGASADNAEMVETAEAPSATHDETPRGAPVLELRGVGHEYGSGTPWAKAALSDIDFTVHEGDGVLIHGLNGSGKSTLAWIMAGLTVPTTGSCLLDGKPMSEQVGAVAISFQAARLQLMRSHVALEIASAAGFSKYDQARVTQALNMVGLDPTLASRRIEQLSGGQMRRVVLAGLLARSPRVLILDEPLAGLDAASQRGLLRLLQDLRRREYLTVIVISHDFAGLEELCPRTLHLEGGVLATAPTAAGGMA; encoded by the coding sequence ATGACCGCGGCCGGCCCGGAGAGCACTCCTCGACGGACGGGACCGTTGCAACCGGTGGAGCTTGCCCAGGCCGCCGTCATGGCGGCGTTGTGCGCCGCCATCGCCATCATCGCGGTCGTCGTCCCGTTCGCCGGGGGCCTCTCGCTGCTGGGAACGGTGCCGATGGGCCTGCTCGCGTATCGCTACCGGCTGCGGGTGCTGCTCGCCGCCCTGGTGGCCGGTGGGTTGGTGGCTTTCCTGATCGCCGGTATGGGCGGTTTCATGACGGTGCTGAACTGCGCGTACATCGGCGGCCTGACCGGCGTCGTCCGGCGGCGCGGCCGGGGCACGCCCACGGTGTTCGCGTGCGCGATCGTGGCGGGCGCCCTGTTCGGAGCGGCAACCGTCGCCGCACTGGCGATCCTGAGCCGGCTGCGGAATCTGATCTTCGACTCGGTGACCGCCAACATCACCGGCCTGGCGGCCGTCATCGAACGCGTGCCCGGAATGGAACCGATCGCCGAACGGATGACGCGCGATTTCGCGACGCTGCTGAGCTACTGGCCGGTCCTGTTCTTCGCCATGGGCATCGTCAGCATCACCTTCGTCACCCTCGTCGGATGGTGGGCGCTCTCCCGGGTGCTGGGCCGCCTGTCCGGGGTGTCCGACGTCCACAAACTGGAGGCGTCGGCCGACGACGGGGTGATCGCACCCGTGCCGCTGCACCTGACCGACATCCGGTTCCGCTATCCGAACGCCAAGCAGGACGCGCTCGGTCCCGTGTCGCTGGACGTGCAGCCGGGTGAACACGTGGCCGTGACCGGGGCCAACGGCTCCGGCAAGACCACTCTGATGCTGGTGCTGTCGGGTCGTGAGCCCAGCGCCGGAACAGTGGAACGTCCGGGGGCGGTGGGCCTGGGCAAGCTCGGCGGTACCGCCGTGGTGATGCAGCACCCCGAGAGTCAGGTCCTGGGCACGCGTGTCGCCGACGACGTCGTGTGGGGCCTGCCGCCCGGCACGTCGACCGACGTGGAGCAGCTGCTCGCCGAGGTCGGCCTGGAGGGACTCGCCGAACGCGACACCGGCGGACTGTCGGGCGGCGAACTGCAGCGTCTTGCCGTCGCGGGTGCACTGGCAAGGGAACCGTCGCTCCTGATCGCCGATGAGGTGACCAGCATGGTCGACCAGGAGGGCCGTGACGGGCTGATGGCGGTGTTGTCCGGGCTGACCTCGCGGCACAGCACCGCCCTGGTGCACATCACCCACTACAACGACGAGGCCGACGCCGCCGACCGCACCGTCACACTCGCCGGCAACGGAGCCAGCGCGGACAACGCCGAGATGGTGGAGACGGCGGAGGCGCCATCGGCCACCCACGACGAAACGCCCCGCGGTGCGCCCGTCCTCGAGCTGCGCGGCGTCGGGCACGAATACGGCAGCGGAACCCCATGGGCGAAGGCTGCATTGAGCGACATCGACTTCACCGTCCACGAGGGCGACGGCGTTCTGATCCACGGGCTCAACGGCTCCGGCAAGTCCACCCTGGCGTGGATCATGGCCGGCCTGACGGTGCCCACCACCGGCAGCTGCCTGCTCGACGGCAAACCCATGTCGGAACAGGTTGGCGCTGTGGCCATTTCATTTCAGGCCGCCCGATTGCAGCTGATGCGCAGCCACGTGGCGCTGGAGATCGCCTCGGCGGCCGGATTCTCCAAGTACGACCAGGCCCGAGTGACCCAGGCCCTGAACATGGTGGGCCTCGACCCGACCCTGGCCTCCCGGCGGATTGAGCAGCTCAGCGGTGGTCAGATGCGACGCGTGGTGCTGGCAGGGCTGCTCGCCCGCTCACCGCGTGTGCTCATCCTCGACGAGCCGCTGGCCGGGCTGGACGCCGCGTCCCAGCGCGGACTGCTGCGGCTGCTGCAGGACCTGCGCCGCCGCGAGTACCTGACCGTCATCGTGATCTCGCACGACTTCGCCGGTCTGGAGGAGCTGTGCCCGCGCACCCTTCACCTCGAGGGCGGCGTGCTCGCCACGGCCCCCACCGCGGCGGGAGGAATGGCATGA
- the dnaG gene encoding DNA primase, whose translation MAGDVTRGRGRIPDRDISAIRERVSIEDVVGDYVQLRRAGADSLKGLCPFHDEKSPSFHVRPNHGHFHCFGCGEGGDVYAFLQKIEHVSFVEAVELLADRVGYTVTYTGGSTTNVQRDRGSRSRLLAANAAAQEFYAEALQSAEAAPARQYLIDRNFDGEAAARFGCGFAPSGWDTLTKHLLRKGFEFKELEAAGLSREGRRGPMDRFHRRLLWPIRAGGGEVIGFGARRIFDDDQMEAKYVNTPETVLYKKSAVLFGLDLAKRDIAKAHRAVVVEGYTDVMAMHLAGETTAVASCGTAFGDGHLALLRRLMMDDNWYRGELIFVFDGDAAGQAAALKAFDGDQQVAGKSFVAVAADGMDPCDLRLRSGDGALRDLVARRIPMFEFAVRSVIPSGDVLDNDPQAQVDALRQCVPLVARIRDYALRDEYARRLAGWTGWSDEGQVLSRVREEANKRGMPDRTRRRSAAAEQAQAQAAARGENAPAPAALRPDPADPTLWPQREALKSALQFPALAGPVFDSLAAESFTHPGYAAVRAAIEAAGGTSSGMTGAQWIEAVRDQVPTPLAGGLVNELSAEAINAEDERLPRYIGGVLARLQEVWIGRQIAEVKSKLQRMSPVEQGDEYHALFGDLVAMEAYRRSLLEQASGNDLTA comes from the coding sequence GTGGCAGGCGACGTGACTCGGGGGCGGGGCCGTATCCCGGATCGCGACATCTCCGCCATCCGCGAACGCGTCAGCATCGAAGACGTCGTCGGGGACTACGTGCAGTTGCGCCGTGCGGGTGCGGATTCCCTCAAGGGTCTCTGTCCGTTCCACGACGAGAAGTCCCCGTCCTTCCACGTGCGGCCCAACCATGGCCACTTCCACTGCTTCGGCTGCGGGGAGGGCGGCGACGTCTACGCCTTCCTGCAGAAAATTGAGCACGTCAGCTTCGTGGAGGCGGTCGAACTGCTCGCCGACCGGGTCGGCTACACCGTCACCTACACCGGCGGGTCCACCACCAACGTCCAGCGCGACCGGGGCAGCCGCAGCAGGCTGCTGGCAGCCAACGCCGCCGCCCAGGAGTTCTACGCCGAGGCGTTGCAGAGCGCCGAGGCCGCTCCCGCCCGTCAGTACCTCATCGATCGCAACTTCGACGGCGAGGCCGCCGCGAGGTTCGGCTGCGGATTCGCCCCGTCGGGGTGGGACACCTTGACCAAACACCTGCTTCGCAAGGGGTTCGAGTTCAAGGAGCTGGAAGCCGCGGGGCTGTCCAGGGAGGGCCGCCGCGGCCCGATGGACCGGTTCCACCGGCGTCTGCTCTGGCCGATCCGGGCCGGCGGCGGCGAAGTCATCGGGTTCGGGGCGCGGCGGATCTTCGACGACGACCAGATGGAAGCCAAATACGTCAACACCCCCGAGACGGTGTTGTACAAGAAGTCGGCGGTGCTGTTCGGACTCGACCTGGCCAAGCGCGACATCGCCAAGGCGCACCGTGCCGTGGTTGTGGAGGGCTACACCGACGTGATGGCGATGCACCTGGCCGGTGAGACCACCGCGGTCGCGTCGTGCGGAACCGCGTTCGGCGACGGCCACCTGGCGCTGTTGCGCCGGCTGATGATGGACGACAACTGGTACCGCGGCGAGCTGATCTTCGTCTTCGACGGGGACGCGGCGGGGCAGGCGGCCGCACTGAAGGCCTTCGACGGCGACCAGCAGGTGGCGGGGAAATCGTTCGTCGCCGTGGCCGCCGACGGGATGGATCCGTGCGATCTGCGGCTGAGGTCCGGGGATGGTGCCCTGCGCGACCTCGTGGCGCGACGGATCCCGATGTTCGAATTCGCGGTCCGCAGTGTGATCCCCAGCGGCGACGTCCTCGACAACGACCCGCAGGCGCAGGTCGACGCGTTGCGTCAGTGTGTACCTCTGGTCGCGCGGATCCGGGATTACGCCCTGCGCGACGAATACGCACGTCGGCTCGCGGGCTGGACGGGCTGGAGTGACGAGGGCCAGGTGCTCAGCCGGGTCCGTGAAGAAGCCAACAAGCGGGGGATGCCCGACCGGACGCGTCGGCGAAGTGCCGCAGCCGAGCAGGCGCAGGCCCAAGCAGCAGCGCGCGGTGAGAACGCGCCCGCCCCGGCGGCGCTTCGCCCCGACCCCGCCGATCCCACGCTGTGGCCGCAGCGTGAGGCACTGAAATCGGCGCTGCAGTTCCCGGCGCTGGCCGGACCGGTCTTCGACTCGCTGGCGGCCGAGAGTTTCACCCATCCCGGCTACGCGGCGGTGCGGGCGGCGATCGAGGCCGCGGGCGGCACGTCGTCGGGGATGACCGGGGCGCAGTGGATCGAAGCCGTCCGCGACCAGGTGCCGACGCCATTGGCGGGTGGCCTGGTCAACGAGCTCAGCGCCGAGGCCATCAACGCTGAGGACGAGCGGCTTCCGCGCTACATCGGCGGTGTGCTGGCGCGTTTGCAGGAAGTCTGGATCGGCAGGCAGATCGCCGAGGTCAAATCGAAGCTGCAGCGGATGTCCCCGGTCGAGCAGGGTGACGAGTACCACGCCCTCTTCGGAGACCTGGTGGCCATGGAGGCCTACCGGCGCAGCCTGCTGGAACAGGCCAGTGGTAACGACCTGACTGCGTGA
- a CDS encoding VIT1/CCC1 transporter family protein, whose product MTESAGVSPTGLPHVVDHRHADVTGGWLRAATFGAMDGLVSNTALIAGVAASASAHTVVISGVAGLLAGAFSMALGEYTSVTTANEQIDSEVKVEQRSFRKYPQAEKDELVAMLTEMGMTPETASTASDEIHRDEHKAMNFHLIQELGVDPREKPSPWVAAISSFLMFAIGAVIPLLPYLLGFESLWAGLACGGVGLLLAGSAAARFTRQPIVWAALRQLALGAAAVGATYLVGHLIGVAVS is encoded by the coding sequence ATGACGGAGTCAGCAGGGGTATCGCCTACCGGGTTGCCTCACGTCGTCGACCACCGGCACGCGGACGTGACCGGCGGCTGGCTACGTGCGGCGACCTTCGGCGCGATGGACGGGTTGGTGAGCAACACCGCCCTGATAGCGGGTGTTGCGGCGAGTGCGAGCGCGCACACCGTGGTGATCAGCGGTGTCGCGGGGCTGCTGGCCGGCGCGTTCTCGATGGCGCTGGGGGAGTACACGTCGGTGACGACGGCCAACGAGCAGATCGACTCCGAGGTCAAGGTCGAACAGCGATCGTTCCGCAAGTACCCGCAGGCCGAGAAGGATGAGCTGGTGGCCATGCTCACCGAGATGGGGATGACGCCGGAGACCGCCAGCACGGCCTCCGACGAGATTCATCGCGACGAGCACAAGGCCATGAACTTCCACCTGATCCAGGAGCTGGGGGTCGATCCGCGGGAGAAGCCGTCTCCGTGGGTGGCGGCGATCTCGTCGTTTCTGATGTTCGCCATCGGGGCGGTGATCCCGCTGCTGCCGTATCTGCTCGGCTTCGAGTCGCTGTGGGCCGGATTGGCCTGCGGCGGGGTGGGCCTGCTGCTCGCCGGTTCTGCCGCGGCGCGGTTCACCAGACAACCCATTGTGTGGGCGGCGTTGCGGCAGTTGGCACTTGGCGCCGCGGCCGTGGGGGCCACCTACCTGGTCGGCCACCTCATCGGCGTCGCGGTCAGCTAG
- a CDS encoding MarR family winged helix-turn-helix transcriptional regulator — MSSTLGADLLAVVARLNRLANQRVRMPVPFAQARLLSTIEDKGEARISDLAALDHCSQPTMTTQVRRLEDAGMVTRTADPSDARAVRIRITPEGVAALRQARLDRGAAVDPYLDRLSDADRKTLTEAVVVLRALVEDATTSSPSAR; from the coding sequence ATGTCGTCGACGCTTGGCGCGGACCTGCTCGCCGTGGTGGCCCGGCTCAACCGCCTGGCCAATCAACGGGTCCGCATGCCGGTCCCCTTCGCGCAGGCGCGGCTGCTGTCCACCATCGAGGATAAGGGTGAGGCGCGAATCTCCGACCTCGCCGCGCTGGACCACTGCTCGCAGCCCACCATGACCACCCAGGTCCGCCGGCTCGAAGACGCCGGGATGGTGACCCGCACCGCCGACCCCAGTGACGCCCGCGCCGTGCGAATCCGCATCACACCCGAGGGTGTCGCCGCACTGCGCCAGGCCCGGCTGGACCGGGGCGCGGCCGTCGACCCCTACCTGGACCGGCTGTCCGATGCCGATCGCAAGACCCTCACCGAGGCCGTGGTGGTGCTGCGCGCGCTTGTCGAGGATGCCACCACATCGAGCCCGTCTGCGCGCTAG
- a CDS encoding DUF7155 family protein: MLVSKIRTNKSRVIAGAIAAAAVAVPLYAATTSADVASQSTAAPRCLAWFGNAEDGNCLSYSNGSGATIGTPQVGFGVGSYPGFGFTTGPLMPGTTINQPIG, from the coding sequence ATGCTGGTAAGCAAGATCCGGACCAATAAGTCTCGGGTGATCGCCGGGGCCATTGCGGCCGCTGCTGTCGCCGTTCCTCTCTACGCGGCGACGACCAGCGCGGATGTCGCTTCTCAGTCGACTGCTGCTCCCCGCTGCCTGGCCTGGTTCGGCAACGCGGAGGACGGCAACTGCCTGTCCTACTCGAACGGAAGCGGCGCCACCATCGGCACGCCTCAGGTCGGCTTCGGCGTCGGTAGTTACCCGGGATTCGGCTTCACGACGGGGCCGCTCATGCCGGGCACCACGATCAACCAGCCGATCGGCTAG
- a CDS encoding LppP/LprE family lipoprotein, which translates to MRRLAVVISSGLFVAVAAGCGWSPPSPPPTSTAAQCGPAPAAETVESELTLLPPGPWRETARGAAADCRLQWVVVTAGDQPDSPQQALFFDGVEPVGSPTMEPRPYITVTPQGEHNAVVQYQWRQGQDEPCCPTGIGTARVTLEEGRLTVLDPVPGA; encoded by the coding sequence ATGCGTCGTCTCGCTGTGGTCATCTCGTCGGGGCTGTTCGTCGCTGTGGCCGCCGGCTGTGGCTGGAGCCCGCCGTCGCCCCCGCCGACCAGTACCGCCGCCCAATGCGGTCCCGCTCCCGCGGCAGAGACCGTCGAGTCCGAGCTGACGCTGCTACCCCCAGGACCGTGGCGCGAGACCGCGCGGGGGGCCGCTGCGGACTGCCGTCTGCAGTGGGTCGTCGTCACCGCGGGTGATCAGCCCGACAGCCCACAGCAGGCGCTGTTCTTCGACGGTGTCGAGCCGGTCGGGTCGCCGACGATGGAGCCGCGGCCGTACATCACCGTCACGCCACAGGGCGAACACAACGCGGTCGTGCAGTACCAGTGGCGCCAGGGTCAGGACGAGCCGTGCTGCCCCACGGGCATCGGCACAGCGCGGGTCACGCTGGAAGAAGGCAGGCTGACCGTGCTGGACCCGGTGCCGGGCGCCTGA
- a CDS encoding acyl-CoA dehydrogenase family protein produces the protein MTSTAEHLRNSLDGRFRDVKNRMRQELSDDIFRPHYTPNTVIARTKVGEQMRIMAERGAAEDGFKKEHGGNGDVGAAVTQIEMLAMSDLSLMVKAGVQWGLFGGAIENLGTERHHQAYVQRLIDLDLLGCFAMTETGHGSDVQSLETTATYDPDTQEFVIDSPTRTSRKDYIGGAAQTARVAAVFAQLITQGEGHGVHCFVVPIRDDKGEDLPGVTTSDCHYKGGLPGVDNGRIQFDNVRVPRENLLNKYADVAADGTYSSPIENANRRFFTMLGTLIRGRVTVGGSAGAAARVGLDIATRYALERRQFSDPDGGEVLLMDYLVHQRRLFPLIARSYALQFAQNELVAKCHELQSADDPDPEEQRELESRAAGLKAANTWHATRAIQEAREACGGAGYLAENRLIALKADTDVFTTFEGDNHVLFQLVAKELLTAYADDIKGMSPVEWVRFAANFAGERVMKRTAAQTIMQTILDTREDNEEEGSLFNRGTQVQMFSDREEYMLASVARRLQSKSKEMSAFEAFNSVQDHVLHVAQAHIDRIVLEAFVAGIDACETKDAREILGMVCDLYALSVIEEDKAWFVEHRFLSTERAKAVTRGINDRCKRLRPYAETLVDGFGIPEKLRYAEMLHPENIPDADEHQRKDATSAGVI, from the coding sequence ATGACCAGCACCGCCGAGCATCTGCGCAATTCGTTGGACGGCCGCTTCCGCGATGTGAAGAACCGGATGCGCCAGGAACTCAGTGACGACATCTTCCGGCCGCACTACACGCCCAACACCGTCATCGCCCGCACCAAAGTGGGTGAGCAGATGCGGATCATGGCCGAACGGGGCGCCGCAGAAGACGGCTTCAAGAAGGAGCACGGCGGCAACGGTGACGTCGGCGCCGCCGTCACCCAGATCGAGATGCTGGCCATGAGCGATCTGTCGCTGATGGTCAAGGCCGGCGTGCAGTGGGGTCTGTTCGGTGGCGCCATCGAGAACCTCGGCACCGAGCGCCACCACCAGGCCTACGTCCAGCGCCTCATCGATCTGGACCTGCTGGGCTGTTTCGCGATGACCGAGACCGGTCACGGCAGCGACGTCCAGTCGCTGGAGACCACCGCGACCTACGATCCGGACACCCAGGAGTTCGTCATCGACTCCCCCACCCGGACGTCACGCAAGGACTACATCGGCGGCGCCGCGCAAACAGCAAGGGTGGCGGCGGTTTTCGCGCAACTGATCACCCAGGGCGAAGGCCACGGGGTGCACTGCTTCGTGGTGCCGATCCGCGACGACAAGGGCGAAGACCTGCCCGGGGTGACGACGTCGGACTGCCACTACAAGGGCGGCCTTCCGGGCGTGGACAACGGGCGCATCCAGTTCGACAACGTCCGCGTACCCCGGGAGAACCTGCTGAACAAGTACGCCGACGTCGCGGCCGACGGTACGTACAGTTCGCCGATCGAGAACGCCAACCGGCGGTTCTTCACGATGCTGGGCACTCTGATCCGTGGCCGCGTCACCGTCGGCGGCAGCGCGGGCGCCGCGGCGCGGGTGGGCCTGGACATTGCCACCCGGTATGCGTTGGAGCGCAGGCAGTTCTCCGACCCCGACGGCGGCGAAGTACTGCTGATGGACTACCTCGTGCATCAGCGCCGGCTGTTCCCATTGATCGCCCGCTCCTACGCGCTGCAGTTCGCGCAGAACGAACTCGTCGCTAAGTGTCACGAGCTGCAGAGCGCCGACGACCCGGACCCCGAGGAGCAGCGCGAGCTGGAATCGCGCGCGGCCGGGCTTAAGGCTGCCAACACCTGGCACGCCACCCGCGCCATCCAGGAGGCACGCGAGGCATGCGGTGGCGCCGGGTATCTCGCCGAGAACCGGTTGATCGCCCTAAAGGCCGACACCGACGTGTTCACCACGTTCGAAGGTGACAACCACGTGCTGTTCCAGCTGGTAGCCAAGGAGCTGCTGACCGCGTACGCCGACGACATCAAGGGCATGAGCCCGGTCGAGTGGGTGCGGTTCGCGGCGAACTTCGCCGGTGAACGTGTGATGAAACGCACTGCGGCGCAAACGATCATGCAGACCATCCTGGACACCCGCGAGGACAACGAGGAAGAGGGCAGCCTCTTCAACCGCGGAACCCAGGTCCAGATGTTCTCCGACCGCGAAGAGTACATGCTGGCCTCGGTGGCGCGGCGCCTGCAGAGCAAGTCCAAGGAGATGAGCGCGTTCGAGGCGTTCAACTCCGTGCAGGACCACGTTCTGCACGTCGCGCAGGCACACATCGACCGCATCGTCCTGGAGGCGTTCGTCGCGGGTATCGACGCCTGCGAGACGAAAGACGCCCGGGAAATCCTCGGCATGGTCTGCGACCTGTACGCGCTGTCGGTGATCGAGGAGGACAAGGCCTGGTTCGTCGAGCACCGCTTCCTGTCCACCGAACGCGCCAAAGCGGTCACGCGAGGCATCAACGACCGCTGCAAGCGGCTGCGTCCCTATGCGGAAACACTCGTCGACGGCTTCGGCATCCCCGAGAAGCTGCGCTACGCCGAGATGCTGCACCCGGAGAACATCCCCGACGCCGACGAACACCAGCGCAAGGACGCCACCAGCGCCGGCGTCATCTGA